In a single window of the Acipenser ruthenus chromosome 8, fAciRut3.2 maternal haplotype, whole genome shotgun sequence genome:
- the LOC117972619 gene encoding G-protein coupled receptor 12: MNEGLQANVSWRPDRATENVSAAVSSLDPILNSDPQIIVNPWDIVLCTSGTIISCENAIVVLIIFHNPSLRAPMFLLIGSLALADLLAGLGLVINFIFTYLLQSDSAKLVTLGLVVASFSASVCSLLAITIDRYLSLYYALTYNSERTVTFTYVMLVVLWGTSICLGLLPVMGWNCLRDESTCSIIRPLTKNNVASLSVSFLLMFGLMLQLYVQICKIVMRHAHQIALQHHFLATSHYVTTRKGVSTLAIILGTFTACWMPFTLYSLIADYTYPSIYTYATLVPATYNSIINPVIYAFRNQEIQKALWLICCGCIPASVSQRVRSPSDV; encoded by the coding sequence ATGAATGAAGGGTTGCAGGCTAATGTAAGCTGGCGTCCAGACCGTGCCACTGAGAATGTCTCCGCCGCGGTGTCTTCACTGGACCCCATCCTCAATTCAGACCCCCAAATCATCGTCAACCCCTGGGACATTGTTCTCTGCACTTCCGGGACCATCATCTCCTGCGAAAACGCCATCGTCGTGCTGATAATATTCCACAACCCCAGCCTGCGGGCCCCCATGTTCCTCCTCATCGGCAGCCTGGCACTGGCTGACCTGCTTGCAGGTCTGGGGCTGGTCATCAACTTCATCTTCACCTACCTGCTGCAGTCCGACTCGGCCAAGCTGGTCACCCTGGGGCTGGTCGTCGCCTCGTTCTCCGCTTCGGTGTGCAGCCTGTTGGCCATCACTATAGACCGCTACCTCTCCCTGTACTACGCGCTGACCTACAACTCAGAAAGGACCGTTACTTTCACCTACGTCATGCTCGTCGTGCTGTGGGGGACCTCCATCTGCCTGGGTCTGCTCCCTGTAATGGGGTGGAACTGCCTGCGGGACGAGTCTACTTGCAGCATCATCCGGCCGCTCACCAAGAACAACGTGGCCTCGCTGTCCGTCTCCTTCCTGCTCATGTTCGGGCTCATGCTCCAGCTCTACGTGCAGATCTGCAAGATCGTGATGCGCCACGCCCACCAGATCGCCCTCCAGCACCACTTCCTCGCCACCTCGCATTACGTGACTACCCGGAAAGGGGTCTCCACACTGGCCATTATCCTGGGGACATTCACGGCTTGCTGGATGCCTTTCACGCTCTACTCCCTCATCGCCGATTACACCTACCCTTCCATCTACACCTACGCTACCCTGGTGCCGGCCACGTACAACTCCATCATAAACCCCGTCATTTATGCTTTCCGAAACCAGGAGATCCAGAAAGCCCTGTGGCTCATCTGCTGCGGGTGCATCCCCGCCAGCGTGTCTCAAAGGGTGAGGTCGCCGAGCGATGTGTAA